From the genome of Elusimicrobiota bacterium:
GTCCTATTTCCACATCGGCACGCACGTCAACGGCCACGTCTACGTCAGCCCCATAGAGAACGAATAGCCGGGGTCAGACCCTCACAAACTTCACAAACCGGCGGGGTCTACTAGGAACGCTGGGCGGAGAGCTCCTGGAGCCTGGTCCACACCTGGGGATGGCTCTTGAGCACGGTCTCCATATCCTGGGCGACGATGCAGAAAACCCGGCACTGCCCCTGGGCCACGGCGCTGGCTACGCGGATACCGTCGCGCAGCAGGGCCATCTCGCCGAAGATGGCCCCCGGCTCCAGGGTAGCCAAGGTGACCCCGGCGCTGCCGAAGGTCTTCGTGACGGCGACCTGCCCCGAGCACAGGATGTAGAAGTCCTTTCCCGTATCATCCTGCTCGATGATGTGCTCGTCGGGGGAGTAGGCG
Proteins encoded in this window:
- a CDS encoding cyclic nucleotide-binding domain-containing protein, with product MALKLDLDNNAVAILRQAFRLAGLSPEIKADEVSTVFPNSGLLAYSPDEHIIEQDDTGKDFYILCSGQVAVTKTFGSAGVTLATLEPGAIFGEMALLRDGIRVASAVAQGQCRVFCIVAQDMETVLKSHPQVWTRLQELSAQRS